CCAGCCAACGGAGTGATGAGGACCGGCGGCTGACGACGCGAATTGTGGAACTTGCCAGTGCGTACGGTCGCTACGGCTACCGGCGCATCACCGCCTTGCTACGGGACGAAGGCTGGCGTGCGAATCACAAGCGCGTCGAGCGGATCTGGCGTCAAGAAGGCTTGAAAGTGCCACCCAAACAGCCCAAACGAGGACGGTTGTGGCTGAATGACGGATCCTGTGTCCGTCTGCGGCCCGCCTATCCCAATCATGTGTGGAGCTACGATTTCATGCAGGACCACACGCATAACGGCGTGCCGTTTCGGATCTTGAACATCATCGACGAGTACACGCGCGAATGCCTGGTCGCGCGCGTGGAACGATGCTTATCTCATCGTGAGGTGCTGGAAGAACTGACCTGGCTGTTCTGTACGCGGGGGCTACCCGCCTACATCCGTTCCGACAACGGCCCGGAATTCACTGCCCAGCGGGTCCGCGACTGGTTGTCTCGCCTGAACGTCGGACCGCTCTTCATCGAGAAGGGCAGCCCCTGGGAGAACGGCTACATCGAGAGCTTCAATGGCAAGATGCGGGATGAACTACTCAACGGCGAGATCTTCTACTCCCTGAAAGAAGCCCAGGTGCTGATTGAAGACTGGAGGTGCCACTACAACACACGACGACCCCACAGCTCGCTTGACTACCGCCCACCGGCTCCGGGGGCTATACTGGTTCCACCACTCGCCACAAACGCCTGGAGTCTAACTTAACGAGTGGTACAGACTCTGGGGGCAGGTCAAGGGCGTAAAGGTCCCTTGTCATACGCACGATCTAGGGTGTCATACAACCTCACTGGATCAATTACTGCCTCAATTTTCTTTCCAGCGAGACGTTTGTTAAAGTCAACCATTGGCTCCACCTGAAGGCTATACTAGCTATAGGGGCTGAACACGCTTTGCCCTAGACTCAGATGTTCTCGGCCCTTTTCGATCACCGAGAACGCACTACCTTACGTGTAACATTCAGCGTTGTAGGCTGTGTTTCTGAAAAATCCAGCTGACCAGTCTTTTCACAGAATCGTAGAGAAGTGATGATGCTTCAAAGGGAGACGATGCTAGTTGTCGGCAGGAATGTTGGCAAGAGTTTAAGTAGTAACAGACACCGTCCCCGACCTGACGATAGCCACATATTGGAACTCCATCTGTTGTTTCTACCAGAACGATCGAATCTGGACGTGCTTCCGCTATTTCATAGGAGCTCGTGTATTCGAATTGACCAGAAAAAATCTTCTGTGCAATTTCGTGTTCCGTAGGTACACATGAGAGTTTCACATCCTCTATGTACTTAATATATTTAAAGGGCAAACACATGGAAAAAAGCTGCGATCTGGTTTCCCAACCCACCCACGGCGTTGCCAGCAGTATGCCGCCGGATCGGAGAAAATACTCCAGGGTCGAATATAGCCTACCGCTACCAACAATTCCCATGTGCTCGCCGCGTACGAGTACAACTAGATCATACACGCCGAGAATTTCCTCTAGTCTTAAGTCAAATGATTCAAGCGCAATATTCGTGATTGGGTCTAATTCAGTGCTCACCAAAAAGTAACCGGCATTTTCGACAGTAAACCCCAACTGATGTGAGAAATCCGTTCCATCTGTCAGCATTAGAGCTGCAGGGATTTGCATAGCAGATCTTAATGCGAATGACTTAACAAGCCAGTTGTCGCTATTCGCGAGAAGGACTTCAGTCTGTTGAGTTGAGATTGTAGAACCTAAATAGAGCAATGTATCGATAGCAGTACTCAGAACCAATGTGTCTTGTTCATCTACGAGACGAGTAATAACCAACCCGGACGCATATTCCAATCGTAGACTTCGGATCAGGCGAAGTGCACCTGAGCGAATACTTACATTTGTATGCCTGAGAGCAAGTTCTAGGATTTCCAAAAGGCTGGCATGATCAATGCCGGAAAGCCAGTTTGTTAAGTCCGGAATAATCTCATTAAACCCTTCCTGTTTTGAGGCCAGAACCACACCATACAGAATGTACTCTGACAAATCAGAACTCACTCCTGCTATCGAAATGCCTGGAAGAACGAAACGAAGTGCATTTACGTCTAACAGGTCGCGTTCATGTGCCCCGAACATTAACCAATCCTCATAATTCCTCCTTACAACATCGTGCGCTCGCTGGCGGGCGACAGCATCTTCCTGAACTCCAACTCCTAAACTCGAAAGTACTCGCTCTAGAGCAGTTTCAAAGGGTAATCCGACAAAATCGATATATTGGAATCGATTCAATTGAAAGTGTAGGTTCGCCGGACGATACAAGATGGGAATAACTATTTTCTCCTGGTCAAGAAAATACTGCCATTCATCTTCTACGTTCGATGATGCCATTGAGTTTGGAGAAACGATCAATAACATAGTCTGGCAACTATCGAGTCCGGCTTGAACGGCTTTGCTCCATTTCACTCCAGGTACAATATCGCGTGTGTCCAGCCACGCTTCAACGCCATATTCCAGAAGAGAAGTGGCTATCTTGTTCGCGAATTCCATATCATGGCGACTGTAGCTAATGAACACTTTGGGCATGTACTCGCTCACTTATTAACTGTGATTATCTTGATAATTCTCTTTGACAGCGCGATCCTGCATTTTCCGGCATTCACTTTCCTTTTGCTGCGTGCGGAAAGCCCCAAACGTTCAGTCAAATCCTCTCCTATGTGTCTCCAAACAAATGCGCCCGGGAATGGCAGAGGCGAGCCAACCGCGCTTCCCAGTTGGCTAAGCAACGGCCATAATCAAGTGCTGCATGCTGCCCAAGCGAGACACTTTTTCAATGCTAAGGCTGTAGCGCCATAACGATCGTCCGCTATGCCGCAAGTGCCTTCCTAAACAACAGTTCACGAATGATCATGTTGCCCGTGCGATCCCAGTACCGAAGGTCTTACTAATACCATTCTACTAGAATTGGCACTCTCAGCCTCGAATAATCTAGGAACGTCCACTTCCGAAATACCTTCAAGCATGATGGCCGTCCTCGCTTGCTCAAACGCCGATCGAACCGAGCGACCAAACCCAATCGACGAATAGAACTGTGCAGCAAAGATACGGGCTGCGTTATCGCCTATGGACTCGCTCATACCTATGGCAACAGGTACATGTTGGACAGCTTTGAGCGCCTGAGAAGCAGAATCACATGAATTGAAGATAACGACCTGGAGCCTGTCGGCTGTTACAGTTAGAAGTTCCACGATGGCTTCAGTAGGAATCACTATTGTCCCGGCAGAAGAGTCAAGAAATGCTAGTCCGCCCTCATTTCCATGCCCACTGAACTGCACAATGTGAGGTTGGTGCTCATTCAATGCCTGAATCAGATCGTCTGTTCTGACTGCCCAGCGTGCAATTAGCTCAACGGAATCTCGGTACTCCGAGGCCCTAATTTTCTCTGTGATTGCACGATGTTCTTCATCAAGCGCTAGCGGGGATTGATCATGTGGCTGAGCAGCAAACAGCAGCACCTTTATTCTTTCGGGCAATTTTGAAGCATCAGCTGCCATCGCGAAAATCTCCCCAGGTGTTTTTGGTGCCCATCGGAGCCGTTGTACACTTTCGCGGACTTCTTGTAGTGCTCGCTGGACCCGATAGATAGAGGGATAGACTTCTGCAATACGCTCAATACCTTTCTGGGCTTCTGGGGTTCCTCTTTGAGCCAAATTTTCAAGGAATTTGTCTCGCCAAGTGGTAATTTCCATACGATCAGTTATTGTGTGGACCCCAAGAACGTAGGGATCCTCTTCAAATGGATAATTCTCGGCAACCCACAAATAAAGATTGGTCAGTTCGGCCTCTGGTAAACGAAAACTAATTGCGACTGCCTGCCGATCATCAAAACTGCTGGCTACTTTTTCAACGACACTCTTGCCAAATTCAGTGTTCTTCTGCATAAGTGGCCACACTCTGGACCACCAGGACACGTTGTCTGGATAGAGAATCAACGCTCGTGTAGTCTGGATTGCGCGCTCACGATCTGGTCCATCATCAGGCAAAGGCCTAATACACGAAAGTGCAAAATCGATAGCCCCTATTACGTTGCGTTGGAGAAGGCGTAACATAATGACGTTAAGGGTGTCAGGCGCTAACTCCGGATCGTGTAGTTTATCCACCAATGCTTGATCTATTCGGTCATCCCAGCATTCAGTGAACTTTTCAAGTAGTTCATAGATATAGATTACTTCATGCCCTTGATCGTCTTTAAGCCCAATCAAATCGACTAGAAAACTAACCATTATTTCAGCAGCGTGCCGATAAGCCGCCTTCACTAATTGGTGATGCAATTCGGAATTCTGCTCATATCCCGGCGATGAAACGTGGGATCGATAAGCCATAATGATCGATGCCCACTTTTGCCATACTTCCTGCTCCAAAATCGGTTCATCCGGTAATAACTTGTGAACTAACATTAGTGCACGGTATCCAGCTATCGCAGGCCAGTGTATCAAACCCAGGTAAAACCATTTTTCATTTTCTGGGTTCTGGTCCTTCAAGTATTGGATACCCGCCTGTAATATCCTTGTTCGTGTATTCGCGTCAGCCTCCTGCCAGCCAGGCATGGCAGTAATGTCCGGCTCATAAATGAAATGATTGGTACCATCCGCTTCAAAGATTAGATTGTATGATAGTCGCCCCCACTCACCGGAGTCTTGTGTCTCACATATTTCAAGTTGTTCGGCGATCAGAGTTGCTGGAAGTGGATCTGGCGGTTGTGGTCTGGCTTCTTCGCGCCGCGCCTCGATTTCTTTCATTCGCTGGTGATGTTCCCTACTTGATCGAGCCTCCGCAGAGTCTAGATTGGTGACGAAAAAGGGACGAAAATGTTCTTCCAGTACTTTGTTTTTTTGCATTGCATCAAAGATGATCATCAAATGGTTTGCGTCCCATCGATAGAACGCTATCTGAATTAATTCGAGAAATACTGCTTGCAAGTCCCCGGTCTCTACTTCCTCAAATCTGCCTATCAACCATTCCAGGTCCTCGGGAATTACCAATGGCGTGACATGATCTGCCAAGAAGTGCAGATGGTCTGCGTAACCCAGCAAAGAGGGAATGGCCGCCTCAAGGATCTGATGTCTCTTGCTATGATTAGTCACAAGTTCGGACTTAAACTCAGCTATCTTGGGTTTTCTATCATCGTCTACCAGATAGCTCTCCTGCCCGGCAATAGGGTGAAACTCTCTCAACCGAGCCAGGGCGACATTCACAAATCCGTCCAACACCTCGGGGGAATCTAAGTATTGCCAAGCGATCAGAACTATCTCGTCAATGGCATTTTGCAGCGCATAATCACGTTCTAGTGGGCTACCTAGCGCCCGATCAACCTTCGCTGTAGCCCACCGCAATGCGTGAGGTAAGTCAGCAGGACCAAGACGTTCGAAGGTGTCACGATGCAAAAACATGCGATATGCACCAAAAAAGTTCGACTGCTTGGGTGGAGTTAGAACTGCAAAAAGCTCCTCCGCTGCAAGGTGATCGGGCCATAACGCCAGCAGCGATGCGCCCTTTAGTTCATCGTCGTCATCGTCGATGTCGCCATATATCAAGGGCTTCAGCTGCTGTTTTGCTGCAATGTCGCCAATTCTCCAGATCGCGTAGGCAGCGTTTTTTCGTACCAAGTGGGGAGTCTCTACATCCAGAGCAGTTCGTACTAGTTCGTCCTGAAGTTCTCTGACTTCACAGGCTTCTGCAATATCTATCGCTACATATCGGGCGTGACGGTTGCCTTCTCGATTCACGATATATGGTCGAAGTTGTGCCGCAAGGTCAGGATGTAACCATCGACGATACTGAGTTCGTCGATCAAACCCAAGGTCTAGCAGATTCCCATTTTCGTAGAGATGCAACAGTGCTGATACTAAACGAGGGCGATTAGTACTGTCCGCTAGAATAATGTCACCTTGCAGCAACGCCTGGGGATCACGCTGCAGAACCTCGGCAAGAATGTCGCTATTCATGCTAGATAGCCACGCAGTCAGAGCACGCAATTGTGGTACTATGGCACCGTCTTGAAATACGAGCTCATGCATTTGCGGCACGGTCAAGTAGTGGTTGAGATATCGAGCTGCAAGGAATTCAGCGAAGGTTTGATGCGCCCATCCGAGACGTTTTTCGCCTCGCGAAGCAAATAAACCAGTTGACAATGCCTCTTCGATCAAATCTCTTTTGAGGTTTGACTGAGGACTTTGAAGTTGATCAATCGGAATAATGCTCACAGGCATGCCATCCAGTGAACCGTAAATCCAGACGGCATTCTGGTTAGTAAGGACCATGATAGCCGCGATTTGACTGGCGGCGTCCAATCGAGAAGCTGCGGTATACTGCCCAGTCAATTTCCGCTCTATACGAACGGGGTTCTGCTCCTCGCACAACCGTAAACAGTACCGCTCATACAGATCAATTTGGGTAGCTGGGAGTTTTCCCTGTTGTTCTTGAAATTCCCGTATAAGCGACTTCAACGTAAGAGGCTTCACGGCTAGAGGCTCCAAACCAAGAAGCTCGATTTCCTCCCAGAATGCTTGTGAGTCCACCCTCTCGATTTCCGTAGCCAGTAGAGTGTCTGTATACTGCAGCGGGGCAAGTTCGTAGATCTCGGGAAGTGTGCCATTCCAGAGATTGGCCAACTCAGTTGTAAGCGTGTCGGGCCAATCAGCTGTGCGGCATGTAATCCGGAGAAACAGTCGATGCAAGGTAGATTGAGGAAGCTTACCTAGATAACGCGTAAGCCAATAGCCAATATCAATTGGGCGTAGAGTCCCCTCGTCGAGTCCGTCAAGGAACAGATAGAAGTTATGGGAACCGTGCTGCCAGTCAGCAAAACGCGGATCTTCAAAAATCTCTTTTAGACTCTCTGAAGGGCTATACCGAGCTATTCTGTCGAGAACTTTTTCGTCAGGTCCAGGAGGTACAAAGGCGTCGTATGCTCGTTCCAGCTCGGAAGACTTCCCTATGCCGGGCTCGCCTAAAAGCACCAAGCATTGAACCGAATTGAGGTCCTCAAGTGCTGTCCGCACATCATTTTCTGGAAAGCTTAAAAGCAACGATTCCAGACGAACGTCCGTCGAACCTGTGCTACGCATGCCTCGCTTGTGCCACCTACGCTGCCAGTCGTATTGTCGCTCGTTCACCGCTAACCGACCTTTGATGCATCAAAGCGCCATCGTTTCCTAGTTACTCGTTTTGCGACGCGCTGAGAGTAATCTAACATCCTATTTAATCAGATAGACTCACGAGAAAATCAGCAAGCAGTCTTGATAGAGACTAAACGTATCGAGGCCCTTTACTCAAAAACCTCATATGCCACTAGCCGTAAATCCTCGGTGCGAACTTGTTCCAGCGTTGTCTTAGGTGCTATCACATCGCGATACAGTTCGTTCTCGATGAAGAACTCGTCCAAACCTTCTACCAAAGCGCGTTGATTCTGATCGTCTCGATACTGAGTTCGAAGAGTTTTGAGCGTTTTATCTCGCTTGAAGGCGTCCAAAGAAATGTTCTGGATGACTTGCTGCACCTTCTGCCGCAATTCTTCAGGTGCAACAAGTTCGTCGGCTGATGCAACATTTGTAGTCGTGAGCAAGGTGGGCTGCCGTAACGCCGCGTCCAGCTCCATATTTATGGCGCTCATCTTGGGCTTGATGCGCTGTGTTCGGAGGGCCGAGTTGATTTCCTTAAGCACATCGTTCGTCGCTTGATCAAGGAGGTCGTAGACCTCAAATCCAGACGGCATGGATCGGGGTTCGGTCGGATCAACCAGTAGGTAGCGAAAGAGCCTACGCTTGTCGCTGATCACTTCATCGGTCGTGTATAACCGCCAGAAATGTCGATCTCCGGCCTGGAAGGCAAAGAGAACACCTGACGGTCGAGGTGATTTGGCAATGCCAGAACCGATGCCTAGCGGAATGCTTCTGATCTTCTCCAGCCCTGCCTGCTGCAGGTAGAGAATGAGAGGAAGTTTCATCTCGTCTGTTGAAACAAGCTCGCTGTCCTGCTCCAACTGATCAATCACGCTTTGATCCTCGTCACGCAGCTTCCGAAGTTGGTCAAGAGAACGCTTACTGACAATTTCCCCCAGGATACTGGCATCCAGCCCTACTGTGCGGTCAATGTCGCGGATGCGGTCCTGCAACCGCTCCACTAGACCCAACAGCTTTTCCAGACCGGTTTGGGGAAAGCAGTTGAAGACGTGCAGGGTCTCGAAGTCAGTACCCAGGCGATCGATACGACCTGCCCGCTGAATCATGCGGATTGGGGTCCAGTGGAGGTCGTAGTTGATAATGATGCCCGCATCCTGAAGGTTTTGCCCCTCGCTCAGAACGTCGGTTGAGATAAGGATGTCGATTTCTGGCTTCACCTCAGAAGTGGGCGATGGATTGTCTTCGGTTGTATTGGCTTTCGGGGCAAAGCGCTTGACAAGATCTTCCCGCTTGTGCGCGTCTGTGTTGCCGTGGATAACCTCAATCGTTGGCGGTTTGGACCATAGATCCTGCCATGCGGGGTCGCTGACAACCGAATCGTAGAGATACTGCGCAGTGTCGCGATAATACGAGAAGATCAGGATTTTCTGATTGCATAAATCACCCGCCAGCAGTCGCTTGACCTCGGCCAGCTTTGCATCGCGTTTCCGTTCATCGTCCAGGCGCTGGACCAACGCGACATCGTCAAGAATAGCGTCCAGCGTACTCATGTCCTGGCGGAGTTCGCGCCGGAGCGCACGCAGATCGTACTCGGTGATATCAGCTTCAGGCAGCGAATCGATAATCGCCTGGATGTCCTCAGTTGCTGTATCATCCTCAAGTGCTTCGAGGGCTAGGAGACGGCGGTTGGAGCGCGAGTCAAGCAGCCGACCGTGGTTTGCCAGCAGGTCATAGAACCGCTCCTGGAATTGCTGCTGTCGCCGGATACTAACCTCAAACGCGGCAAGCGAGCTTTCCAGGCGCTTGAGGTACAACGTTTTCAGGATGCCAATTAGCGCGTTTGAATACTGCCTGACCCGCTCGATTTCTTGATCGACTTCGCCTTTGCGATACTGCTCAATATTGAAGCTGATCAGCGACAGACTGTCGATGCGCGTCGCGATCCTGTCGTAGAAGCCATCGTAGGTTGCTTCCAGATCGTAGTTGACACTGTGCAGCATGCGTTCGGGGAAGTGAATAATCCCTTTGCCCGGTAGGCGAATCTCCTCCCCTGCCCGCTGACGCTCCCTTACGTCCTGACGACTGCGCCGGACCATCGTCTGTTCCAACACAGTGAAGATGTCCGCGCCACCGTCCTGCACCTCACGGAAGAAGCCCTTCAGGTTGCGGATGCCGTACTCGCGGAAGTATGTATCCTGGCCGCGCGTGAGGAACGAAACCTGATGGTATAGATCCCACACCGAGTTG
This sequence is a window from Aggregatilinea lenta. Protein-coding genes within it:
- a CDS encoding IS3 family transposase (programmed frameshift); its protein translation is MPRKRYSPDEIIHKLREAEVLLSQGLTVQEAVRQLGIAEQTYYRWRKEYGGLDKSQATRLKELERENLRLKKLVADLSLDKSILEEALSKKVISPARRREMVAHVQQQLDISERRACRVLRQPRATQRYASQRSDEDRRLTTRIVELASAYGRYGYRRITALLRDEGWRANHKRVERIWRQEGLKVPPKQPKRGRLWLNDGSCVRLRPAYPNHVWSYDFMQDHTHNGVPFRILNIIDEYTRECLVARVERCLSHREVLEELTWLFCTRGLPAYIRSDNGPEFTAQRVRDWLSRLNVGPLFIEKGSPWENGYIESFNGKMRDELLNGEIFYSLKEAQVLIEDWRCHYNTRRPHSSLDYRPPAPGAILVPPLATNAWSLT
- a CDS encoding toll/interleukin-1 receptor domain-containing protein, with the translated sequence MPKVFISYSRHDMEFANKIATSLLEYGVEAWLDTRDIVPGVKWSKAVQAGLDSCQTMLLIVSPNSMASSNVEDEWQYFLDQEKIVIPILYRPANLHFQLNRFQYIDFVGLPFETALERVLSSLGVGVQEDAVARQRAHDVVRRNYEDWLMFGAHERDLLDVNALRFVLPGISIAGVSSDLSEYILYGVVLASKQEGFNEIIPDLTNWLSGIDHASLLEILELALRHTNVSIRSGALRLIRSLRLEYASGLVITRLVDEQDTLVLSTAIDTLLYLGSTISTQQTEVLLANSDNWLVKSFALRSAMQIPAALMLTDGTDFSHQLGFTVENAGYFLVSTELDPITNIALESFDLRLEEILGVYDLVVLVRGEHMGIVGSGRLYSTLEYFLRSGGILLATPWVGWETRSQLFSMCLPFKYIKYIEDVKLSCVPTEHEIAQKIFSGQFEYTSSYEIAEARPDSIVLVETTDGVPICGYRQVGDGVCYYLNSCQHSCRQLASSPFEASSLLYDSVKRLVSWIFQKHSLQR
- a CDS encoding CHAT domain-containing protein → MLLSFPENDVRTALEDLNSVQCLVLLGEPGIGKSSELERAYDAFVPPGPDEKVLDRIARYSPSESLKEIFEDPRFADWQHGSHNFYLFLDGLDEGTLRPIDIGYWLTRYLGKLPQSTLHRLFLRITCRTADWPDTLTTELANLWNGTLPEIYELAPLQYTDTLLATEIERVDSQAFWEEIELLGLEPLAVKPLTLKSLIREFQEQQGKLPATQIDLYERYCLRLCEEQNPVRIERKLTGQYTAASRLDAASQIAAIMVLTNQNAVWIYGSLDGMPVSIIPIDQLQSPQSNLKRDLIEEALSTGLFASRGEKRLGWAHQTFAEFLAARYLNHYLTVPQMHELVFQDGAIVPQLRALTAWLSSMNSDILAEVLQRDPQALLQGDIILADSTNRPRLVSALLHLYENGNLLDLGFDRRTQYRRWLHPDLAAQLRPYIVNREGNRHARYVAIDIAEACEVRELQDELVRTALDVETPHLVRKNAAYAIWRIGDIAAKQQLKPLIYGDIDDDDDELKGASLLALWPDHLAAEELFAVLTPPKQSNFFGAYRMFLHRDTFERLGPADLPHALRWATAKVDRALGSPLERDYALQNAIDEIVLIAWQYLDSPEVLDGFVNVALARLREFHPIAGQESYLVDDDRKPKIAEFKSELVTNHSKRHQILEAAIPSLLGYADHLHFLADHVTPLVIPEDLEWLIGRFEEVETGDLQAVFLELIQIAFYRWDANHLMIIFDAMQKNKVLEEHFRPFFVTNLDSAEARSSREHHQRMKEIEARREEARPQPPDPLPATLIAEQLEICETQDSGEWGRLSYNLIFEADGTNHFIYEPDITAMPGWQEADANTRTRILQAGIQYLKDQNPENEKWFYLGLIHWPAIAGYRALMLVHKLLPDEPILEQEVWQKWASIIMAYRSHVSSPGYEQNSELHHQLVKAAYRHAAEIMVSFLVDLIGLKDDQGHEVIYIYELLEKFTECWDDRIDQALVDKLHDPELAPDTLNVIMLRLLQRNVIGAIDFALSCIRPLPDDGPDRERAIQTTRALILYPDNVSWWSRVWPLMQKNTEFGKSVVEKVASSFDDRQAVAISFRLPEAELTNLYLWVAENYPFEEDPYVLGVHTITDRMEITTWRDKFLENLAQRGTPEAQKGIERIAEVYPSIYRVQRALQEVRESVQRLRWAPKTPGEIFAMAADASKLPERIKVLLFAAQPHDQSPLALDEEHRAITEKIRASEYRDSVELIARWAVRTDDLIQALNEHQPHIVQFSGHGNEGGLAFLDSSAGTIVIPTEAIVELLTVTADRLQVVIFNSCDSASQALKAVQHVPVAIGMSESIGDNAARIFAAQFYSSIGFGRSVRSAFEQARTAIMLEGISEVDVPRLFEAESANSSRMVLVRPSVLGSHGQHDHS
- a CDS encoding helicase-related protein encodes the protein MYHPPDYIDNTADERTLGTVLRCLLTEWDERELDIASGFFEPKVWEMLADALQQLEVFRLLLGRPPELEAPSADDGVVNLQWFYRERLRQDLEALPLDRHYAGMIDELTTFLAQELVQVRYYNGAFLHAKAYLTLNAAIVGSSNFTPSGMTRKAELNLVQQNQAVIRDLRQNWFERMWEYSSDHKQDLIDALNESKFGDAPWTPHDVFIKVLYEYFRDRIIPEDIEARIGVELASFQQEGLREAIRLIDRHGGVIVSDAVGLGKTYIGMSLLEHYVLGKRRKGFIPRGLVVCPAQLRDLVWEPKLDEYGIKAEVISQELISRDTFDWKHYNGYDVVLIDESHNFRNANTNRYQNLMKMLATGNPETKVILMTATPVNNSVWDLYHQVSFLTRGQDTYFREYGIRNLKGFFREVQDGGADIFTVLEQTMVRRSRQDVRERQRAGEEIRLPGKGIIHFPERMLHSVNYDLEATYDGFYDRIATRIDSLSLISFNIEQYRKGEVDQEIERVRQYSNALIGILKTLYLKRLESSLAAFEVSIRRQQQFQERFYDLLANHGRLLDSRSNRRLLALEALEDDTATEDIQAIIDSLPEADITEYDLRALRRELRQDMSTLDAILDDVALVQRLDDERKRDAKLAEVKRLLAGDLCNQKILIFSYYRDTAQYLYDSVVSDPAWQDLWSKPPTIEVIHGNTDAHKREDLVKRFAPKANTTEDNPSPTSEVKPEIDILISTDVLSEGQNLQDAGIIINYDLHWTPIRMIQRAGRIDRLGTDFETLHVFNCFPQTGLEKLLGLVERLQDRIRDIDRTVGLDASILGEIVSKRSLDQLRKLRDEDQSVIDQLEQDSELVSTDEMKLPLILYLQQAGLEKIRSIPLGIGSGIAKSPRPSGVLFAFQAGDRHFWRLYTTDEVISDKRRLFRYLLVDPTEPRSMPSGFEVYDLLDQATNDVLKEINSALRTQRIKPKMSAINMELDAALRQPTLLTTTNVASADELVAPEELRQKVQQVIQNISLDAFKRDKTLKTLRTQYRDDQNQRALVEGLDEFFIENELYRDVIAPKTTLEQVRTEDLRLVAYEVFE